The Nostoc sp. PCC 7524 nucleotide sequence AGCGGCGGTAGTTTTACCAGAACCCTTTGCACCAACGATAAGGTACAGGTTAGGCATTATTATAGGACTGAATTAAACCCAAAATTACATCTCAGCATTAAACGAAAATTGTCAAACTTTGCTCTGATTTTAGCGGCGGGTAAATCTACTCGTATGGGTACTTGTAAAACTTCACTACCTTGGGGTGGTAAAACCTTATTAACTTATCAAATAGAACAATGGTTAAGTATAGGTTTTACGCCTGTTGTAGTGTTAGGTTTACATAATGCTGACAGACAAAAAGATTGTCTTGTCGGTAGTTTAACTGTAATTAATCCTCATAGCCATGCTGGGAAAACAACTTCTATTCTCACAGGCTTAGAACATATTCCGCCAGACTTGGAAATTTTAGCAATTTCCGCAGTTGATCAACCCAGAGAATCAGACATTTATCAGAGGTTAGTACAAACACATCAAGATAATTCTGCCTTGATTACTGCACCTACCTATCAAGGAAAAATGGGGCATCCATTGTTGTTTGGAAATAGGATGCGATCGCACTTAACAAATATCCAAGAAGCAACCCTAGGTTTACGTCACATTATCCAAGAATTTTACAGCGTCATTCACAAAGTTGAATTTGATCATCCGGCTGTATTGCTTGATATTAACACACCAGATGTATATCAAGCCCAA carries:
- a CDS encoding nucleotidyltransferase family protein, giving the protein MSNFALILAAGKSTRMGTCKTSLPWGGKTLLTYQIEQWLSIGFTPVVVLGLHNADRQKDCLVGSLTVINPHSHAGKTTSILTGLEHIPPDLEILAISAVDQPRESDIYQRLVQTHQDNSALITAPTYQGKMGHPLLFGNRMRSHLTNIQEATLGLRHIIQEFYSVIHKVEFDHPAVLLDINTPDVYQAQLFN